A section of the Chelmon rostratus isolate fCheRos1 chromosome 16, fCheRos1.pri, whole genome shotgun sequence genome encodes:
- the LOC121620089 gene encoding C-type lectin domain family 6 member A-like isoform X1, translating into MGVNNGSALLEEQQEASTDKKTISQLLKIIYKPRCAAAEVSLTLQQIKPKLSACLDSIRGCFSQYRHLAHYFSLLCFLLVIITLLQTFCLVQITFLFQSQSSLQETKLRDLTNRLEKLNQSYRLLFSQYPALNQYCPVSNSTTGERVCSPCPADWTPQGEKCFLFSQDRADWISSQYRCMALGGAVATVRTEEEQEFLWKRAQSLSQGDSYWLGLRSNGGDGGWQWSDGSLVKKGPEFWQREPDNTDSRELCGRLTPGDNHRMSWFTSRCSSQLRRICERRQAALQ; encoded by the exons ATGGGAGTGAACAACGGATCGGCTCTGCTGGAAGAACAACAGGAAGCATCTACGGacaaaa AAACGATATCCCAGTTACTTAAGATAATCTACAAACCTCGCTGCGCGGCGGCTGAAGTCTCTCTGACACTTCAGCAAATAAAACCGAAACTATCAGCATGTCTGGATTCCATCAGAG GTTGCTTCAGTCAGTACAGACATCTGGCTCATtacttctctctgctctgctttctgctCGTCATCATCACTCTGCTGCAGACTTTCTGCT TGGTTCAGATCACCTTTTTGTTCCAGTCGCAGTCGAGCCTGCAGGAAACCAAACTGAGAGATCTGACAAACCGGCTGGAGAAGCTCAACCAGTCGTACCGCCTCCTGTTCTCCCAGTATCCAGCTCTGAACCAGTACTGCCCGGTCAGCAACTCCACCACCGGTG AGAGAGTGTGCAGTCCATGTCCAGCCGACTGGACGCCTCAGGGAGAGAAATGTTTCCTGTTCAGTCAGGACAGGGCCGACTGGATCAGCAGCCAGTACCGCTGCATGGCACTGGGGGGCGCTGTGGCTACAGtcaggacagaggaggagcag GAGTTTCTGTGGAAAAGGGCCCAGAGTCTGAGCCAGGGAGACTCGTACTGGCTCGGCCTGAGGAGCAATGGTGGTGACGGGGGCTGGCAGTGGAGCGACGGCTCCCTGGTGAAGAAGGGACCAGA gTTTTGGCAACGTGAGCCTGATAATACAGACAGCAGGGAGCTGTGTGGTCGACTCACCCCAGGAGACAACCACAGGATGAGCTGGTTCACCTCCAGATGTTCCAGCCAGCTGAGGAGGATCTGTGAGAGGAGACAAGCTGCGCTTCagtga
- the si:dkey-14o18.2 gene encoding neuronal pentraxin-1 has product MASEGGRGLTLIHEAPGVGALCGLPVRLEAEVKGITLGCRTQEVSGANRDHLAGGCLFPETAEGLLSRHQPGFPAAGSLPGIEHDYGISPKFVCTPIPPEADPSCYSPPSVPHGPSSNGNANGHNGSSRRGMMSDEAKATILHLRESLVRQKETILDQRETIRELTAKLTLCEGFGGHHSIGHHDNHHENHHDNHHDTHHDNDHDDHHGQHGGHHSSSSSHHGPSAYHSNDHHYSHGSHRSDPHHRKGSSYGKHSSFSPEQTGKTLQTLKERLENLQARNSSSSYSSSLRELLQRKITALEEQLHSYYRDHHDYGHHNDHHDDHHDDHHDDHHGNGHHDDHHDDHHDDHHGNGHHDDHHDDHRGSGHYDDDHHNDHHDNHHDDHHNGHHDDHHDYHHGSDHHDNHHGDDHHPRRLPFSGKETSLRGAGHSKLETVLSQLHHGNTHHGNHNKLKSPTAFLLDFPMRTNYMYARMKRSVVNEIFALTICLWLKAGSGPGLGTPFSYAVPGQANELVLIEWGSNPMELLINDKAVTLPVTMTDGKWHHVCVTWTTRDGVWEAYQDGVKKGSGQNLSPWHPIKPGGVFILGQEQDTMGGRFDVTQSFMGELSDLQFWSRVLTPSEIYNQATCGGHLVGDVMSWSEEVVELHGGLTELPFDPCH; this is encoded by the exons ATGGCGTCCGAGGGCGGACGAGGTCTGACGCTGATTCACGAGGCCCCCGGT gtCGGAGCACTCTGTGGTCTGCCGGTTCGGTTAGAAGCCGAAGTTAAAGGGATTACTCTTGGCTGTCGAACACAGGAGGTCTCTGGAGCCAACAGGGATCACCTGGCTGGCGGCTGCCTCTTCCCCGAGACAGCAGAAGGACTTCTCAGCAGACATCAGCCCGGCTTTC cagcagcaggcagtctGCCTGGTATAGAACATGACTATGGCATTAGCCCCAAATTTGTCTGCACCCCAATCCCCCCAGAAGCAGACCCCAGCTGCTATTCTCCACCCAGTGTGCCCCATGGACCGAGCAGTAACGGCAACGCTAATGGCCACAATGGCAGCAGCCGGCGTGGCATGATGTCTGACGAGGCCAAAGCCACCATCTTGCACCTGCGCGAGAGCCTTGTGAGGCAAAAGGAGACCATCCTGGACCAGCGGGAGACCATCAGAGAGCTGACCGCCAAGCTTACCTTGTGCGAGGGCTTTGGTGGTCACCATAGCATTGGCCACCACGACAACCACCACGAAAATCACCACGACAACCATCACGATACCCATCACGACAACGACCACGACGACCACCACGGGCAGCACGGCGGCCACCATTCGTCGTCGTCGTCGCACCACGGGCCTTCGGCGTATCACAGCAACGATCACCACTACTCCCACGGCAGCCACAGGTCAGACCCCCACCACAGGAAGGGCTCGTCGTACGGAAAACACAGCTCCTTCTCCCCCGAGCAAACCGGCAAAACCCTGCAGACGCTGAAGGAGAGGCTGGAGAACTTGCAG GCCAGGAACTCCTCCAGCTCCTACTCCAGCTCCCTGAGAGAACTCCTCCAGCGGAAGATCACCGctctggaggagcagctgcacaGTTACTACAGAGATCACCATGACTACGGCCACCATAACGACCACCACGATGATCACCACGATGACCACCACGATGACCACCACGGCAACGGCCACCACGATGACCATCACGATGACCACCACGACGACCACCATGGCAACGGCCACCACGACGACCACCATGATGATCACCGTGGTTCTGGTCACTACG ACGATGACCACCACAATGACCACCACGACAATCACCACGACGATCACCACAATGGTCACCACGATGATCACCACGACTATCACCATGGCAGCGACCACCATGACAACCACCACGGCGACGATCATCACCCACGGAGGCTGCCGTTCAGCGGCAAAGAGACAAGTCTGCGGGGCGCAGGGCACAGCAAGCTGGAAACAGTGCTGAGCCAACTGCACCACGGCAACACTCAccatg GAAACCACAACAAGCTAAAGAGCCCCACAGCGTTCCTGCTCGACTTCCCCATGAGGACCAACTACATGTACGCCAGGATGAAGCGGTCGGTGGTCAACGAGATCTTCGCCCTGACGATCTGCCTGTGGCTGAAGGCGGGATCAGGTCCGGGCCTAGGGACTCCCTTCTCCTACGCCGTACCCGGACAAGCCAATGAGCTGGTGCTCATCGAGTGGGGCAGCAACCCCATGGAGCTGCTCATCAACGACAAG GCGGTGACACTGCCCGTGACCATGACCGACGGGAAGTGGCATCACGTGTGCGTGACGTGGACGACACGCGATGGCGTCTGGGAGGCCTACCAGGACGGGGTGAAGAAAGGCTCGGGGCAAAACCTGTCACCCTGGCACCCGATCAAACCAGGAGGGGTCTTCATCCTGGGCCAGGAGCAG GACACGATGGGAGGACGCTTCGACGTCACTCAGTCCTTCATGGGAGAGCTGTCCGATCTCCAGTTCTGGTCCAGGGTCCTGACGCCCAGCGAGATCTACAACCAGGCGACCTGCGGGGGCCACCTCGTAGGTGATGTCATGTCCTGGTCGGAGGAAGTGGTGGAGCTCCACGGAGGGCTCACCGAGTTGCCCTTTGACCCCTGCCACTGA
- the slc2a3a gene encoding solute carrier family 2, facilitated glucose transporter member 3a has translation MRLRELQCVWAPVRDEFRVKRREAVLQLTEALLCPARQSRQEKQVTGYLLFSLSTAVIGSLQFGYNTGVINAPEQKLRSFFNDTWVERYGVPISPGVCTMVWSVAVAIFSVGGMVGSFSVGVMANRFGRRRSMFLVNSLAVIGGLLMGFSTICSSYEMVIAGRLVIGLFCGLFTGLTPMYVGEVSPTPLRGAFGTLHQLGVVVGILIAQIFGLEALLGSAKLWPLLLALTVAPAVLQCILLPFCPESPRFLLINLKQEEQARKALVRLRGSEDVSKDLQEMKEESAKMAMEKKVTIPELFRSASYRQPLLIAVMLQLSQQLSGINAVFYYSTGIFESAGVKQPIYATIGAGVVNTVFTVVSLFLVEKAGRRTLHLLGLGGMAVSALLMTISLLLKHISVMSYMAIFAVMLFVAMFELGPGPIPWFIVAELFSQGPRPAAMAVAGCCNWTANFLVGMSFPKLVEWCGPWVFLIFVGLLISFFIFTFLKVPETRGKTFDEIARSFGPPPTSSSAEDPPASASTAVPPPASPVKEKVPLVEAPAAAPPPAAESTPLEDKSNSTVQESV, from the exons ATGAGACTGAgggagctgcagtgtgtgtggg CTCCTGTACGAGACGAATTCcgggtgaagaggagggaggcagtGCTGCAGCTCACCGAGGCTTTGCTTTGTCCGGCCCGGCAGTCACGACAG GAAAAGCAGGTAACAGGTtatctcctgttctctctgtccaCCGCCGTCATCGGCTCTCTGCAGTTTGGTTACAACACAGGAGTCATCAATGCTCCCGAGCAG AAACTGCGGTCTTTCTTCAACGACACCTGGGTGGAGCGCTACGGCGTGCCGATCAGCCCGGGGGTCTGTACCATGGTCTGGAGCGTCGCCGTCGCCATCTTCAGCGTGGGCGGCATGGTGGGCTCCTTCAGCGTGGGCGTCATGGCGAACCGGTTTGGCAG GCGTCGCTCCATGTTCCTGGTGAACTCTCTGGCAGTGATCGGCGGCCTCCTCATGGGCTTCTCCACCATCTGCTCCTCCTATGAGATGGTGATCGCCGGTCGCCTGGTCATCGGCCTGTTCTGCGGCCTCTTCACCGGCCTGACTCCCATGTACGTGGGCGAGGTGTCACCCACGCCCCTCCGAGGAGCCTTCGGCACGCTCCACCAGCTCGGTGTGGTGGTGGGCATCCTGATAGCTCAG ATCTTTGGTCTGGAGGCTCTGCTGGGCTCAGCCAAGCTGTGGCCCCTGCTGCTGGCCCTCACCGTGGcccctgctgtgctgcagtgcatcCTGCTGCCCTTCTGTCCGGAGAGCCCTCGCTTCCTGCTCATCAACCTTAAACAGGAGGAGCAGGCACGCAAAG CACTGGTGCGTCTGCGCGGCAGTGAGGACGTCAGTAAAGACCTgcaggagatgaaggaggagagcgCCAAGATGGCCATGGAGAAGAAGGTGACCATCCCCGAGCTGTTCCGCTCGGCGTCGTACCGACAGCCCCTCCTCATCGCCGTCATGCTGCAGCTCTCCCAGCAGCTGTCAGGGATCAACGCT GTGTTCTACTACTCCACAGGGATCTTCGAGTCAGCTGGGGTGAAACAGCCCATCTACGCCACCATCGGAGCCGGAGTCGTCAACACCGTCTTCACCGTTGTTTCG ctcttcctggTGGAGAAGGCGGGACGAAGGACTCTGCACCTCCTGGGATTGGGTGGAATGGCGGTCAGCGCTCTGCTCATGaccatctccctcctgctg AAGCACATTTCCGTCATGAGCTACATGGCCATTTTCGCCGTCATGCTGTTCGTGGCTATGTTTGAGCTGGGCCCCGGTCCGATCCCGTGGTTTATCGTGGCCGAGCTGTTCTCCCAGGGGCCCCGCCCGGCGGCCATGGCCGTGGCCGGCTGCTGCAATTGGACGGCCAACTTCCTGGTTGGAATGAGCTTCCCCAAGCTAGTG GAGTGGTGCGGGCCTTGGGTCTTCCTCATCTTCGTCGGCTTGCTCATCAGTTTTTTCATCTTCACCTTCCTGAAAGTCCCGGAGACGAGGGGCAAGACCTTCGACGAGATCGCTCGCAGCTTCGGCCCGCCTCCCACCTCCTCGTCCGCCGAGGACCCTCCTGCCAGCGCCAGCACCGCCGTGCCGCCTCCCGCCTCGCCGGTGAAGGAGAAGGTCCCGCTGGTGGAGGCGCCGGCAGCAGCTCCGCCTCCCGCAGCTGAAAGCACGCCCCTGGAAGATAAATCAAACTCCACAGTGCAGGAGAGCGTGTAG
- the LOC121619781 gene encoding cytochrome c oxidase subunit 6B1-like, producing MSDQIEEKIKSYRTAPFDARFPNTNQTRNCYQNYLDFHRCNKALSAKDQDTAPCDWYMRVYKSLCPISWVQKWDEQLESGSFPGKI from the exons ATGTCTGACCAGATCGAGGAGAAGATCAAGAGCTACAGGACGGCTCCATTCGACGCCCGCTTCCCAAACACTAACCAGACCCGCAACTGTTACCAGAACTATCTGG ATTTCCACAGATGTAACAAAGCTCTGTCTGCCAAAGACCAGGACACAGCTCCCTGCGACTGGTACATGAGGGTCTACAAGAGCCTCTGTCCCATCAGCTGG GTTCAGAAATGGGACGAGCAGCTGGAGTCGGGATCTTTCCCCGGAAAGATCTGA
- the LOC121620089 gene encoding C-type lectin domain family 6 member A-like isoform X3: MGVNNGSALLEEQQEASTDKMVQITFLFQSQSSLQETKLRDLTNRLEKLNQSYRLLFSQYPALNQYCPVSNSTTGERVCSPCPADWTPQGEKCFLFSQDRADWISSQYRCMALGGAVATVRTEEEQEFLWKRAQSLSQGDSYWLGLRSNGGDGGWQWSDGSLVKKGPEFWQREPDNTDSRELCGRLTPGDNHRMSWFTSRCSSQLRRICERRQAALQ, translated from the exons ATGGGAGTGAACAACGGATCGGCTCTGCTGGAAGAACAACAGGAAGCATCTACGGacaaaa TGGTTCAGATCACCTTTTTGTTCCAGTCGCAGTCGAGCCTGCAGGAAACCAAACTGAGAGATCTGACAAACCGGCTGGAGAAGCTCAACCAGTCGTACCGCCTCCTGTTCTCCCAGTATCCAGCTCTGAACCAGTACTGCCCGGTCAGCAACTCCACCACCGGTG AGAGAGTGTGCAGTCCATGTCCAGCCGACTGGACGCCTCAGGGAGAGAAATGTTTCCTGTTCAGTCAGGACAGGGCCGACTGGATCAGCAGCCAGTACCGCTGCATGGCACTGGGGGGCGCTGTGGCTACAGtcaggacagaggaggagcag GAGTTTCTGTGGAAAAGGGCCCAGAGTCTGAGCCAGGGAGACTCGTACTGGCTCGGCCTGAGGAGCAATGGTGGTGACGGGGGCTGGCAGTGGAGCGACGGCTCCCTGGTGAAGAAGGGACCAGA gTTTTGGCAACGTGAGCCTGATAATACAGACAGCAGGGAGCTGTGTGGTCGACTCACCCCAGGAGACAACCACAGGATGAGCTGGTTCACCTCCAGATGTTCCAGCCAGCTGAGGAGGATCTGTGAGAGGAGACAAGCTGCGCTTCagtga
- the LOC121620089 gene encoding C-type lectin domain family 6 member A-like isoform X2 has product MGVNNGSALLEEQQEASTDKSCFSQYRHLAHYFSLLCFLLVIITLLQTFCLVQITFLFQSQSSLQETKLRDLTNRLEKLNQSYRLLFSQYPALNQYCPVSNSTTGERVCSPCPADWTPQGEKCFLFSQDRADWISSQYRCMALGGAVATVRTEEEQEFLWKRAQSLSQGDSYWLGLRSNGGDGGWQWSDGSLVKKGPEFWQREPDNTDSRELCGRLTPGDNHRMSWFTSRCSSQLRRICERRQAALQ; this is encoded by the exons ATGGGAGTGAACAACGGATCGGCTCTGCTGGAAGAACAACAGGAAGCATCTACGGacaaaa GTTGCTTCAGTCAGTACAGACATCTGGCTCATtacttctctctgctctgctttctgctCGTCATCATCACTCTGCTGCAGACTTTCTGCT TGGTTCAGATCACCTTTTTGTTCCAGTCGCAGTCGAGCCTGCAGGAAACCAAACTGAGAGATCTGACAAACCGGCTGGAGAAGCTCAACCAGTCGTACCGCCTCCTGTTCTCCCAGTATCCAGCTCTGAACCAGTACTGCCCGGTCAGCAACTCCACCACCGGTG AGAGAGTGTGCAGTCCATGTCCAGCCGACTGGACGCCTCAGGGAGAGAAATGTTTCCTGTTCAGTCAGGACAGGGCCGACTGGATCAGCAGCCAGTACCGCTGCATGGCACTGGGGGGCGCTGTGGCTACAGtcaggacagaggaggagcag GAGTTTCTGTGGAAAAGGGCCCAGAGTCTGAGCCAGGGAGACTCGTACTGGCTCGGCCTGAGGAGCAATGGTGGTGACGGGGGCTGGCAGTGGAGCGACGGCTCCCTGGTGAAGAAGGGACCAGA gTTTTGGCAACGTGAGCCTGATAATACAGACAGCAGGGAGCTGTGTGGTCGACTCACCCCAGGAGACAACCACAGGATGAGCTGGTTCACCTCCAGATGTTCCAGCCAGCTGAGGAGGATCTGTGAGAGGAGACAAGCTGCGCTTCagtga